The following proteins are encoded in a genomic region of Saccharopolyspora antimicrobica:
- a CDS encoding ABC transporter substrate-binding protein, translating to MKRLWKTALAAVLALTAAGCTSIAGNSGAATDVLKMGTFQDVTSWDPANADIGFDGPYLSAVYDALVALDENSQPVPALATSWSFSPDSRTLTMQLRTGVTFADGQPFDAAAAVKNLEHLRAGARSGQAYLNVDSVTAVDPQTIALHLTRKDDTLLYFMGLGRSWMASPAAIDRGDLATDPVGSGPYEYRTAESTAGAQYVFAKKPQHWDAATYPFAGVQMFPITDQTASLNAMLSGQLNVAFANPAEIPQAQQNGWNVSSKVASWVGIQFVDRTGQRLAPLGDVRVRRAINHAFDGAAILKAVGQGGGTVSSQVFPVGDPAYDPALDDRYAHDIAEAKRLLAEAGHPRGFAVRMPMSPIFQAWQPAVQQTLGELGITVSWDEMSQADYQKNAATYPMFIAVIAMDSNPMASVAGRFTTEQWYNPEPSIEAFPEVAELVARTEAATGDEQIGLARELNGKLVDLAWQDVWYQANNTYFSVPGIKVTPITGMMFPTLRFIQRG from the coding sequence ATGAAGAGGCTCTGGAAAACCGCACTCGCCGCAGTCCTCGCACTGACCGCGGCCGGATGCACGAGCATCGCCGGGAATTCCGGCGCAGCGACCGACGTGCTCAAGATGGGCACGTTCCAGGACGTGACGTCGTGGGACCCGGCCAACGCCGACATCGGCTTCGACGGCCCCTACCTGTCCGCGGTCTACGACGCGCTGGTCGCGCTCGACGAGAACTCCCAGCCGGTTCCGGCGCTGGCGACCTCCTGGTCGTTCTCGCCGGATTCCCGCACGCTGACCATGCAGCTGCGCACCGGCGTCACCTTCGCCGACGGGCAGCCGTTCGACGCGGCGGCCGCGGTGAAGAACCTGGAGCACCTCCGGGCCGGGGCGCGCTCCGGGCAGGCGTACCTCAACGTCGATTCGGTCACCGCGGTGGATCCGCAGACCATCGCCCTGCACCTGACGCGCAAGGACGACACCCTGCTGTACTTCATGGGCCTGGGGCGCAGCTGGATGGCCTCGCCGGCCGCGATCGACCGCGGCGACCTGGCCACCGACCCGGTCGGCTCCGGCCCCTACGAGTACCGCACCGCCGAGTCGACCGCCGGTGCGCAGTACGTGTTCGCCAAGAAGCCGCAGCACTGGGACGCCGCGACCTACCCGTTCGCCGGCGTCCAGATGTTCCCGATCACCGACCAGACCGCCAGCCTCAACGCGATGCTGTCCGGTCAGCTCAACGTCGCCTTCGCCAATCCCGCGGAAATCCCGCAGGCGCAGCAGAACGGCTGGAACGTCTCCTCGAAGGTCGCCTCCTGGGTAGGCATCCAGTTCGTGGATCGCACGGGCCAGCGCCTCGCGCCGCTGGGCGACGTGCGGGTGCGCCGCGCGATCAACCACGCCTTCGACGGAGCGGCCATCCTCAAAGCGGTCGGCCAGGGCGGCGGAACGGTGAGCAGCCAGGTGTTCCCGGTCGGCGACCCGGCCTACGACCCGGCGCTCGACGACCGCTACGCGCACGACATCGCCGAGGCCAAGCGGTTGCTGGCCGAAGCCGGTCACCCGCGGGGATTCGCGGTGCGGATGCCGATGTCGCCGATCTTCCAGGCCTGGCAGCCGGCCGTGCAGCAGACCCTCGGCGAGCTCGGCATCACGGTCAGCTGGGACGAGATGTCGCAGGCCGACTACCAGAAGAACGCCGCGACCTACCCGATGTTCATCGCCGTCATCGCGATGGACTCCAACCCGATGGCCTCGGTCGCGGGCCGCTTCACCACCGAGCAGTGGTACAACCCGGAACCGTCGATCGAGGCCTTCCCCGAGGTCGCCGAGCTGGTCGCGCGCACGGAGGCGGCCACCGGCGACGAGCAGATCGGGCTGGCGCGCGAGCTGAACGGCAAGCTCGTCGACCTGGCCTGGCAGGACGTCTGGTACCAGGCGAACAACACCTACTTCAGCGTTCCGGGCATCAAGGTCACCCCGATCACCGGAATGATGTTCCCGACCCTCCGCTTCATCCAGCGCGGCTGA
- a CDS encoding ABC transporter permease translates to MLKFTVRRLLSGLVLLVVVTCGSFFLAHLAVGDPTAGLLGNNATPAQQAALRQQLGLDRPLPVQFWDWASHAVRGDFGTSWRSFQPISEQIALRVPVTLSVVLAATFLAAALGLVIGLVAGQRPGGLLDRCLKLASVVLFALPGFWVSLVLVLWFAVQLRWFPAVGYVSPDESVLGWLRSITLPAVSLSLTAIVLVAEQLRNGLLEVGGQDFVRTLRARGLPERRVALHVLRNASPAALTVLALMFVGLLGGAVVVEVVFNLPGIGSLTQSASQIGDIPTLLGLTAVTVVFVVVVNFLLDLVLGWVNPKVREK, encoded by the coding sequence ATGCTCAAGTTCACCGTCCGGCGGTTGCTGTCCGGGCTCGTCCTGCTGGTCGTGGTCACCTGCGGTTCGTTCTTCCTGGCGCACCTCGCGGTCGGCGACCCGACTGCCGGGCTCCTCGGCAACAACGCCACTCCGGCGCAACAAGCGGCGCTGCGCCAGCAGCTCGGGCTCGACCGGCCGCTGCCGGTGCAGTTCTGGGACTGGGCCTCGCACGCCGTCCGCGGCGACTTCGGCACCTCGTGGCGCAGCTTCCAGCCGATCTCCGAGCAGATCGCGCTGCGCGTGCCGGTGACGCTGTCGGTGGTCCTCGCGGCCACCTTCCTGGCCGCCGCGCTGGGGCTGGTGATCGGCTTGGTGGCCGGGCAGCGGCCGGGCGGGCTGCTGGACCGGTGCCTCAAGCTCGCCTCGGTGGTCCTGTTCGCGCTGCCCGGTTTCTGGGTGAGCCTGGTGCTGGTGCTCTGGTTCGCCGTGCAGCTGCGCTGGTTCCCCGCGGTGGGCTACGTGTCGCCGGACGAGTCGGTGCTCGGCTGGCTGCGCTCGATCACGCTGCCCGCGGTGTCGTTGTCGCTGACCGCGATCGTGCTGGTCGCCGAGCAGCTGCGCAACGGCCTGCTGGAGGTCGGCGGGCAGGACTTCGTCCGCACGCTGCGGGCGCGCGGCCTGCCCGAGCGCAGGGTGGCGCTGCACGTGCTGCGCAACGCCTCGCCCGCGGCGCTGACCGTGCTGGCGCTGATGTTCGTCGGGCTGCTCGGCGGCGCCGTGGTCGTCGAGGTGGTGTTCAACCTGCCGGGCATCGGCAGCCTCACCCAGTCGGCCTCGCAGATCGGCGACATCCCGACGCTGCTCGGGCTGACCGCCGTGACCGTCGTGTTCGTGGTCGTCGTCAACTTCCTGCTCGACCTCGTGCTCGGGTGGGTCAACCCGAAGGTGCGTGAGAAGTGA
- a CDS encoding dipeptide/oligopeptide/nickel ABC transporter permease/ATP-binding protein, with protein MTATAHADRGLWRRYLRRPAGVLAMAVFLLVVLAGLLAPLLAPHDPNYVDFTLAQAPPGPGHLMGGDSTGRDIFSRLLYGARTTVYGAAVACLTGIALGVPGGVAAGYLGGRADRIGSWISDAVQSVPGMVVLLIVAAGTGSNFTVLMVTIGVFMAPGYFRISRSRALAVRKEPYIDAARVAGLTNAQVLRSHVLRAVRAPIIIQTALTAGIAMGMQTGLQFLGVGAASTPSWGQMMNDGFRTMLNHPLILLWPSAALGVTIAALAFMGSTLADLVSVRTGEPGRHDPAGPDQPATGSLVHRPEQAALRIENLRVSYRAGTSGKQVVHGISLDVGPGEVLGIVGESGSGKSQTVFAALGLLPAAARSTADGIRIGGREVGGLPRGKRHALLGTEIGYVPQEPMSNLDPCYTIGYQLVEPLRAVHGLGKAQARERAREILQRVGIAEPDRLLASYPHQISGGMAQRVLIAGAVAGRPGLLVADEPTTALDVTVQAEVLELLRELQAEHGMAMVIVTHNFGVVADICDRVVVMKDGAIVETGPVGRIFAEPADPYTAELIRASQEDTETRADLDAAQDRPVRA; from the coding sequence GTGACCGCAACCGCGCATGCCGACCGCGGCCTCTGGCGGCGCTACCTGCGCCGTCCCGCCGGAGTTCTCGCCATGGCGGTGTTCCTGCTGGTAGTGCTCGCCGGCCTGCTGGCACCGCTGCTCGCACCGCACGACCCCAACTACGTCGACTTCACGCTGGCGCAAGCGCCACCGGGCCCCGGGCACCTGATGGGCGGTGATTCCACCGGGCGCGACATCTTCAGCCGCCTGCTCTACGGTGCGCGCACCACCGTGTACGGCGCCGCCGTCGCGTGCCTGACCGGGATCGCGCTCGGCGTGCCGGGCGGTGTCGCGGCCGGTTACCTCGGCGGCCGGGCGGACCGGATCGGCTCGTGGATCAGCGACGCGGTGCAGTCGGTGCCCGGCATGGTGGTGCTGCTCATCGTCGCCGCGGGCACCGGCTCGAACTTCACCGTGCTGATGGTGACGATCGGCGTGTTCATGGCGCCCGGCTACTTCCGCATCTCGCGTTCCCGAGCGTTGGCCGTGCGCAAGGAGCCCTACATCGACGCGGCCCGCGTCGCGGGCCTGACCAACGCCCAGGTGCTGCGAAGTCACGTGCTGCGAGCGGTGCGCGCGCCGATCATCATCCAGACCGCGCTCACCGCGGGCATCGCGATGGGGATGCAGACAGGACTCCAGTTCCTCGGCGTGGGCGCCGCGTCGACGCCCAGCTGGGGCCAGATGATGAACGACGGCTTCCGCACCATGCTGAACCACCCGTTGATCCTGCTGTGGCCCTCGGCCGCGCTCGGCGTGACCATCGCGGCCCTGGCGTTCATGGGTTCCACGCTCGCCGACCTGGTGAGCGTGCGGACCGGCGAACCCGGTCGCCACGACCCGGCCGGGCCCGACCAACCGGCCACGGGCTCGCTGGTGCACCGGCCGGAGCAGGCGGCGCTGCGGATCGAGAACCTCCGCGTCTCCTACCGCGCCGGAACGAGCGGGAAGCAGGTGGTGCACGGGATCTCGCTCGACGTCGGGCCCGGCGAAGTGCTGGGCATCGTCGGGGAATCCGGCTCGGGCAAGTCGCAGACCGTGTTCGCCGCGCTGGGGCTGCTGCCCGCCGCCGCCCGCAGCACCGCCGACGGCATCCGGATCGGCGGCCGCGAGGTCGGCGGCCTGCCGCGCGGCAAGCGGCATGCGCTGCTGGGAACCGAGATCGGCTACGTGCCGCAAGAGCCGATGAGCAACCTAGACCCCTGCTACACCATCGGATACCAGCTGGTCGAGCCGCTGCGCGCGGTGCACGGCCTCGGCAAGGCGCAGGCGCGGGAGCGCGCCCGCGAGATCCTGCAGCGGGTGGGCATCGCCGAACCCGACCGGCTGCTGGCCAGCTACCCGCACCAGATCTCCGGCGGGATGGCGCAGCGGGTGCTCATCGCCGGAGCCGTCGCGGGGCGTCCCGGCCTGCTGGTCGCCGACGAGCCGACCACCGCGCTCGACGTGACGGTGCAGGCCGAGGTCCTGGAGCTGCTGCGGGAACTGCAGGCCGAGCACGGCATGGCGATGGTGATCGTCACGCACAACTTCGGCGTGGTCGCCGACATCTGCGATCGCGTGGTGGTGATGAAGGACGGCGCTATCGTCGAAACCGGCCCGGTCGGCCGGATCTTCGCCGAACCCGCCGACCCCTACACCGCCGAACTCATCCGGGCGTCCCAGGAAGACACCGAAACCCGCGCTGATCTCGACGCGGCACAGGACCGGCCGGTGCGCGCATGA
- a CDS encoding ATP-binding cassette domain-containing protein: MADLVVDYRRGRRTFRALHGVSLSIGAGECVGLVGESGSGKSTLGKAILGLSPVSSGSIRIDGRDITRASGADRRRLAADVQVVFQDPYGSLDPAMTVGQAVAEPLRAAGTDRETARAAVAEMLDQVRLPADAAARYPGEFSGGQRQRIAIARALVRRPRLIICDEPVSALDLTTQAAVVDLFIDIQRETGVSYLFISHDLGVVRRVCHRVSVMYGGRIVESGANETITRSPAHPYTRRLLLASPVADPARQAERRRAWLRLRSPGESSTT, encoded by the coding sequence GTGGCTGATCTGGTGGTGGACTACCGCCGGGGGCGGAGGACCTTCCGCGCGCTGCATGGGGTGTCGCTGAGCATCGGGGCGGGGGAGTGCGTCGGGCTGGTCGGCGAGAGCGGTTCGGGCAAGTCCACGCTGGGCAAGGCGATCCTGGGCCTGAGCCCGGTGTCCTCGGGTTCGATCCGCATCGACGGGCGCGACATCACGCGCGCGAGCGGAGCCGACCGGCGCCGGCTGGCCGCCGACGTGCAGGTGGTCTTCCAGGACCCCTACGGCTCGCTGGACCCGGCGATGACGGTCGGCCAGGCGGTGGCCGAGCCGCTGCGGGCGGCCGGAACCGACCGGGAGACCGCCCGCGCCGCGGTCGCCGAGATGCTCGACCAGGTGCGGCTGCCCGCGGACGCGGCTGCCCGCTACCCCGGCGAGTTCTCCGGCGGGCAGCGGCAGCGCATCGCCATCGCCCGGGCGCTGGTGCGCCGGCCGCGGCTGATCATCTGCGACGAGCCGGTCAGCGCGCTGGACCTGACCACCCAGGCGGCCGTGGTCGACCTGTTCATCGACATCCAGCGCGAGACCGGCGTGTCCTACCTGTTCATCTCGCACGACCTGGGTGTGGTGCGCCGCGTCTGCCACCGGGTTTCGGTGATGTACGGTGGGCGAATCGTCGAGTCGGGGGCGAACGAGACGATCACGCGCAGCCCGGCGCACCCGTACACGCGTCGACTGCTGCTCGCGTCCCCGGTCGCCGACCCGGCCCGGCAGGCCGAGCGCAGGCGAGCGTGGCTCCGGCTGCGCAGCCCGGGCGAGTCGAGCACAACGTAG
- a CDS encoding TetR/AcrR family transcriptional regulator, which produces MPKIIDHDQRRREIVEVAKQLIIEGGFEAATMRSIVAAAGYANGALKRYFPSKDSIIAATFQSVLAEMNERSGEQRPEPEDAEAALRHYVEAALPLDQYRIDSARILLALWEHSVANEELAELYREHLRTWRAQLAERIAAARGKGEPPDAPAVTALAGEVIGVSIGANVTCLMFPDGALIPEYRAYVDRLLRHIAD; this is translated from the coding sequence ATGCCGAAGATCATCGATCACGACCAGCGACGCAGGGAGATCGTCGAGGTCGCCAAGCAGCTCATCATCGAGGGCGGCTTCGAGGCCGCGACCATGCGCAGCATCGTCGCGGCGGCGGGTTACGCCAACGGTGCGCTCAAGCGGTACTTCCCGAGCAAGGACAGCATCATCGCGGCCACCTTCCAGAGCGTGCTGGCCGAGATGAACGAGCGCTCCGGCGAGCAGCGCCCGGAACCCGAGGACGCGGAAGCGGCCCTGCGCCACTACGTGGAGGCCGCGCTGCCGCTCGACCAGTACCGGATCGACTCGGCGCGAATCCTGCTGGCCCTGTGGGAGCACTCGGTGGCCAACGAGGAGCTGGCGGAGCTGTACCGCGAGCACCTGCGAACCTGGCGGGCCCAGCTCGCGGAGCGCATCGCGGCGGCCCGCGGCAAGGGCGAGCCGCCGGACGCCCCGGCGGTGACGGCGCTGGCGGGCGAGGTCATCGGCGTGTCCATAGGAGCGAACGTGACCTGCCTGATGTTCCCCGACGGAGCCCTGATCCCGGAGTACCGCGCCTACGTCGACCGCCTCCTCCGCCACATCGCCGACTGA
- a CDS encoding alpha/beta fold hydrolase yields the protein MTELAVTRTVPDEVTGPAVVLLHGFASSGAQDWPADRWARPLAAAGRETLVVDLPGHGASPRVDSAAEGTTSRVLEKLVAALQAVGADSVDVVGYSLGARLAWDLVAVSPIPVRRLVLGGLSPVEPFGAVDVAAARAAARGGDRPADQLTGMVLGMASAPGRDTESLLSLVEGLAREPFDPAAAPPGVPALLVGGADDPMSQGIDELAGHLPQGAVLRVPGDHLGALAGDEFQAAAVEFLR from the coding sequence ATGACTGAGCTCGCTGTCACCCGCACTGTTCCGGACGAGGTCACCGGCCCCGCCGTCGTGCTGCTCCACGGCTTCGCCTCCAGTGGCGCGCAGGACTGGCCCGCCGATCGGTGGGCCCGGCCGCTGGCCGCCGCCGGACGCGAAACGCTGGTGGTCGACCTGCCCGGGCACGGCGCCAGCCCGCGCGTCGACTCGGCTGCCGAGGGCACCACCAGTCGGGTGCTGGAGAAGCTCGTCGCGGCGCTGCAAGCCGTCGGTGCTGATTCCGTCGACGTGGTCGGCTACTCCCTCGGGGCGCGGTTGGCGTGGGATCTCGTTGCGGTGAGCCCGATTCCGGTGCGTCGACTGGTGCTCGGCGGGCTGAGCCCGGTGGAGCCCTTCGGGGCGGTGGACGTCGCCGCCGCTCGCGCTGCGGCGCGGGGCGGCGACCGGCCCGCCGATCAGCTCACCGGCATGGTCCTGGGCATGGCGAGCGCGCCCGGGCGGGACACCGAATCGCTGCTGTCGCTGGTGGAAGGCCTGGCGCGTGAACCGTTCGATCCGGCGGCCGCTCCGCCCGGAGTTCCCGCGCTGCTGGTCGGGGGAGCGGACGATCCCATGTCGCAGGGCATCGACGAGCTCGCCGGGCACCTGCCGCAGGGCGCGGTGCTGCGCGTTCCCGGGGATCACCTCGGAGCGCTCGCCGGTGATGAGTTCCAGGCTGCGGCGGTGGAGTTCCTCCGCTGA
- a CDS encoding aldo/keto reductase: MDERSRSTIRQLGPGGVRTSVFGLGSWNTWDRMDFADAVELITTAIERGVTLFDVAHYNMGPHAEQARTDIIFGEAVRAAGIERDRYQLCGKLWLWEYPHTGFEEQLTTSLDRVGVARLDTAVVGDYLEKPDVRQIVLDVNEQIRAGRIGSWGVNNWIAADLTSAVDFAAREGLVPPCFAQLKYSIVRRSMAEGGPYGEHFRAGTLALQASDVFEGGILAGRKHPQRKIGADPGNIREQIRAAADDVAAAAAEFGATAAQAAIAFCLEHPAVANVLFGVSCAEQLADNLAALRLWQEHGAQLRAALEHLWLDRELSPDGTW, encoded by the coding sequence GTGGACGAACGGAGCAGATCCACGATCCGGCAGCTCGGCCCGGGCGGAGTGCGGACCTCGGTGTTCGGCCTCGGCTCCTGGAACACCTGGGACCGGATGGACTTCGCCGACGCGGTCGAGCTAATCACGACCGCCATCGAGCGGGGCGTGACGCTGTTCGACGTCGCGCACTACAACATGGGCCCGCACGCCGAGCAGGCCCGCACCGACATCATCTTCGGCGAAGCCGTTCGCGCGGCGGGGATCGAACGAGACCGCTACCAGCTGTGCGGGAAGCTGTGGCTGTGGGAGTACCCGCACACCGGCTTCGAGGAGCAGCTGACCACTTCCCTGGACCGGGTCGGCGTGGCGCGCCTGGACACCGCGGTCGTCGGCGACTACCTGGAGAAGCCGGACGTGCGGCAGATCGTGCTGGACGTCAACGAGCAGATCCGCGCGGGCCGGATCGGCAGCTGGGGCGTGAACAACTGGATCGCCGCGGACCTGACGTCCGCAGTGGACTTCGCCGCACGCGAGGGCCTGGTACCGCCGTGCTTCGCCCAGCTGAAGTACAGCATCGTCCGCCGTTCGATGGCCGAGGGCGGCCCGTACGGCGAGCACTTCCGCGCCGGCACCCTCGCCCTGCAGGCCTCGGACGTCTTCGAAGGCGGCATCCTCGCCGGCCGCAAGCACCCGCAGCGCAAGATCGGCGCCGACCCGGGCAACATCCGCGAGCAGATCCGCGCGGCAGCCGACGACGTCGCGGCCGCAGCGGCCGAATTCGGTGCCACCGCAGCACAGGCCGCGATCGCGTTCTGCCTGGAGCACCCGGCGGTGGCCAACGTGCTGTTCGGCGTGAGCTGCGCGGAGCAGCTGGCGGACAACCTGGCCGCCCTGCGCCTGTGGCAGGAGCACGGGGCCCAGCTCCGCGCGGCACTGGAGCACCTCTGGCTCGACCGGGAGCTCAGCCCCGACGGAACCTGGTGA
- a CDS encoding SDR family NAD(P)-dependent oxidoreductase, with amino-acid sequence MGELSRVVLVTGGGSGIGRGVAESFAAGGDRVVVADISVGAAESAAAELGVEWVELDISDADAVEAAVSQVHDRIGAVDVLVNNAGLTAGGGPLVELDIAAFDTCFRVNLRGTFLMTRAVGARMAERGEGGAIVNITSIGARQPTPGLGHYEASKAAVEALTRSAAIELAPCGIRVNAVAPGPVRTPMTAGLTADAAARTAWEQRIPLARIAEVADVVPAVVFLASPQARHITGASLQVDGGQLLG; translated from the coding sequence ATGGGCGAGCTGTCCCGAGTGGTGCTGGTGACCGGAGGAGGCAGCGGAATCGGCCGCGGCGTCGCGGAATCCTTCGCGGCAGGCGGCGATCGCGTGGTGGTCGCCGACATCTCGGTCGGCGCGGCCGAATCGGCGGCGGCCGAGCTCGGCGTGGAGTGGGTGGAGTTGGACATCTCCGACGCCGACGCGGTGGAGGCCGCGGTGAGCCAGGTGCACGACCGAATTGGTGCGGTGGACGTGTTGGTCAACAACGCCGGGCTCACTGCGGGCGGCGGTCCGCTGGTGGAGCTGGACATCGCCGCCTTCGACACGTGCTTCCGGGTGAACCTGCGCGGCACCTTCCTGATGACCAGGGCGGTCGGCGCGCGGATGGCCGAGCGCGGCGAAGGCGGAGCGATCGTGAACATCACCTCGATCGGCGCGCGGCAGCCGACACCCGGTCTCGGGCACTACGAGGCGAGCAAGGCTGCCGTCGAGGCGCTGACCAGGTCGGCGGCGATCGAGCTGGCGCCGTGCGGAATCCGGGTCAACGCGGTGGCGCCCGGACCGGTGCGCACGCCGATGACCGCCGGGCTCACCGCCGACGCCGCCGCCCGCACCGCGTGGGAGCAGCGGATCCCGCTGGCCCGGATCGCCGAGGTCGCCGACGTGGTCCCGGCCGTGGTGTTCCTCGCCTCCCCGCAGGCCCGGCACATCACCGGCGCGAGCCTGCAGGTCGACGGCGGCCAGCTGCTCGGCTGA
- a CDS encoding zinc-binding dehydrogenase, whose product MTLPTTTAAAVLTGHVQPLALQEVPLPTEVEPGAALVRITCATLCGTDVHLWQGRMTFPGMLPVILGHEMVGEVVAVGESTSDALGRPIEPGARIGWSESVCGRCYGCTVLREPVACTDRGYGFRQRADQSPYATGGLTQLCYVTPGAAKLLLPDEVPDTWAAMSGCAGKTVLRAFDRAGGIRPGSTVVVQGAGALGIFATAAARIAGAAQVITIGGPDDRLATATRFGADVTVPLSRKPVGRIATVRERTGGRGADYVFDFAGADTVGAEAVGMAAQQGTIVVVGSTGSKPTPVPLGEVMGKELTVRGSLNGDISDYHRALEFFRTFADRMPWDELFSEPVGLGGASKALAAMANQGKIKAVIDPRLP is encoded by the coding sequence ATGACGCTTCCGACGACGACCGCGGCGGCCGTGCTCACCGGGCACGTGCAGCCGCTGGCCCTGCAGGAGGTCCCCCTGCCCACCGAGGTCGAGCCCGGTGCGGCGCTGGTGCGGATCACCTGCGCCACGCTGTGCGGCACCGACGTGCACCTGTGGCAGGGGCGGATGACCTTCCCCGGGATGCTGCCGGTGATCCTGGGTCACGAGATGGTCGGCGAGGTCGTCGCGGTGGGGGAGTCCACATCGGACGCGCTGGGCAGGCCGATCGAGCCGGGCGCCCGCATCGGCTGGTCGGAATCGGTGTGCGGCCGCTGCTACGGCTGCACCGTCCTGCGCGAACCGGTGGCCTGCACCGACCGCGGCTACGGCTTCCGCCAGCGCGCCGACCAAAGCCCTTACGCGACCGGCGGTTTGACGCAGCTCTGCTACGTCACTCCCGGTGCCGCCAAGCTCCTGCTGCCCGACGAGGTGCCGGACACCTGGGCGGCGATGTCGGGCTGCGCGGGCAAGACCGTGCTGCGCGCGTTCGACCGGGCGGGCGGCATCCGTCCCGGCTCGACCGTGGTGGTGCAGGGCGCGGGCGCGCTGGGCATCTTCGCCACGGCGGCCGCGCGGATCGCCGGCGCGGCGCAGGTGATCACCATCGGCGGCCCCGACGACCGGCTGGCGACCGCGACCCGCTTCGGCGCCGACGTGACGGTGCCGCTGAGCCGCAAGCCGGTGGGCCGGATCGCGACGGTGCGGGAGCGCACCGGCGGTCGCGGCGCGGACTACGTGTTCGACTTCGCTGGTGCCGACACCGTCGGCGCCGAGGCGGTGGGCATGGCGGCCCAGCAGGGCACGATCGTCGTGGTCGGCTCGACCGGCTCCAAGCCCACCCCGGTGCCGCTGGGCGAGGTGATGGGCAAGGAGCTCACCGTGCGCGGCTCGCTCAACGGCGACATCTCCGACTACCACCGGGCGCTGGAGTTCTTCCGCACCTTCGCCGACCGGATGCCCTGGGACGAGCTGTTCAGCGAACCGGTCGGCCTGGGCGGGGCGTCCAAGGCGCTGGCCGCGATGGCCAACCAGGGCAAGATCAAAGCCGTGATCGACCCCCGCCTGCCCTGA
- a CDS encoding TIGR03086 family metal-binding protein, with protein MHDLTPAADRLAGLLTGVTDAQLTAPTPCSEYTAGDLIDHISGLSVAFTAAAVKDLSLTAQGPSGDASRLPADWRTRIPEQLTALARAWEDPAAWDGMTQAGGLELPGPVAGLIALDELVVHGWDLAKATGQPFDCDEESLAACLEFVGPAAGSEEGPFGPPVEVSPDAPPLDRLIGLTGRDPGWHP; from the coding sequence ATGCACGATCTGACCCCCGCCGCCGACCGGCTGGCCGGACTGCTGACCGGCGTCACCGATGCCCAGCTCACCGCGCCGACCCCGTGCTCGGAGTACACCGCCGGCGACCTGATCGACCACATCAGCGGGCTCAGCGTCGCCTTCACCGCCGCCGCGGTGAAGGACCTCTCGCTCACCGCGCAGGGCCCCTCCGGTGACGCTTCCCGGCTGCCCGCCGACTGGCGAACCCGCATCCCCGAGCAGCTGACCGCGCTGGCGAGGGCCTGGGAGGACCCGGCGGCCTGGGACGGGATGACGCAGGCCGGTGGCCTGGAGCTGCCTGGCCCAGTGGCCGGTCTGATCGCGCTGGACGAACTCGTGGTGCACGGCTGGGACCTCGCGAAGGCGACCGGGCAGCCGTTCGACTGCGACGAGGAGTCCCTGGCCGCGTGCCTGGAGTTCGTCGGCCCGGCCGCCGGGTCCGAGGAAGGCCCGTTCGGCCCACCGGTCGAGGTCTCCCCAGACGCCCCGCCGCTGGACCGGCTCATCGGGCTGACCGGCCGGGATCCGGGCTGGCACCCCTGA